From the genome of Bradyrhizobium elkanii USDA 76, one region includes:
- a CDS encoding tyrosine-type recombinase/integrase, with amino-acid sequence MPSLTDTAIRHALKRVELSQKQENLADGEGRGTGRLVLVLKPMPKRVTADWMAQQWRDGKRTKKKLGAYPSISLAQAREIFKRDFADVIQKGRSIKIATDTRPGTVADLFEGYVAALKDASKPSWKETEKGLNKIADTLGRNRLAREIEAEEIIELIRPIYERGAKSMADHVRSYLHAAFSWGMKSDNDYRQQSSRRFRLPFNPATGIPTEPKIQGTRWLDEDEFVQLYRWLESPDTPVHPSYPRAVQLIMLTGQRVEEIARFHVNQWDASERIIDWSKTKNLQPHAVPVPLLAAELIEKIKPNEYGWFFPSAKDPSKPVSHGTLYSFVWRQRDRGVIPYATNRDLRRTFKTLAGKAGVSKEIRDRLQNHALQDVSSKHYDRWHYMIEKRAGMAKWDKFVRAMLAKKRLKEAA; translated from the coding sequence ATGCCAAGCCTGACCGACACCGCGATCCGACATGCGTTGAAGCGGGTGGAGCTAAGTCAGAAACAGGAAAATCTCGCCGACGGTGAAGGGCGCGGCACCGGCCGCCTCGTGCTTGTCCTCAAGCCCATGCCGAAGCGCGTCACCGCCGACTGGATGGCGCAGCAATGGCGCGATGGGAAGCGGACCAAGAAGAAGCTCGGGGCTTATCCCTCCATATCGCTCGCCCAGGCACGCGAAATATTCAAACGCGACTTCGCCGACGTCATCCAGAAGGGTCGCAGCATCAAGATCGCTACCGACACGCGCCCCGGCACCGTCGCTGATCTGTTCGAAGGCTATGTCGCCGCGCTCAAGGATGCGAGCAAGCCGTCCTGGAAGGAAACGGAAAAAGGCCTTAACAAGATCGCCGACACGCTCGGACGCAACCGCCTCGCTCGCGAGATCGAGGCCGAGGAAATCATCGAGCTGATCCGCCCGATCTACGAGCGCGGTGCCAAATCAATGGCCGACCATGTGCGCTCCTATCTCCATGCCGCCTTTAGCTGGGGCATGAAGTCTGACAACGACTATCGGCAGCAGTCTTCCAGACGCTTTCGACTCCCTTTCAATCCGGCAACCGGCATTCCTACCGAGCCTAAGATCCAGGGCACGCGCTGGCTTGACGAAGACGAGTTTGTGCAACTCTATCGCTGGCTGGAGAGCCCCGACACGCCGGTCCACCCCTCCTATCCCCGCGCGGTGCAACTCATCATGCTGACAGGGCAGCGCGTCGAGGAGATCGCGCGGTTTCATGTCAATCAATGGGACGCCAGTGAGCGAATCATCGACTGGTCGAAGACCAAGAACCTCCAGCCGCACGCTGTCCCAGTGCCATTGCTTGCCGCCGAGCTGATCGAAAAGATCAAGCCGAACGAGTATGGCTGGTTCTTCCCCTCCGCCAAGGACCCCTCGAAGCCTGTCAGCCACGGCACTCTTTATAGCTTTGTTTGGCGGCAGCGAGATCGCGGCGTGATTCCATATGCGACAAACCGCGATCTCCGGCGCACGTTCAAGACGCTCGCCGGCAAGGCAGGCGTGTCGAAGGAAATCCGCGATCGCCTCCAGAACCACGCGCTACAGGATGTCAGCTCCAAGCACTACGACCGCTGGCACTATATGATCGAGAAACGCGCTGGCATGGCGAAATGGGACAAATTCGTGCGCGCCATGCTGGCGAAGAAGCGACTGAAAGAGGCCGCATGA
- a CDS encoding PDDEXK nuclease domain-containing protein: protein MSSRPRKPPRRSDALGSAGEVDAQSYTAFVGDLKQKIAAARHRASLSINRELVTLYWTIGRDILERQEREGWGARVVDRLAGDLRLAFPEMTGLSPRNLKYMRSFAEAWPNGEFVQQVVALLPWGHNVRLLDAVKTQEERTWYARQAIEHGWSRNVLVHQIESKLFARQGSALTNFSRTLPAEQSELAQQILKDPYTFDFLSLGPDMLERDLERGLVEHLRSLILELGKGFAFVGSQYHLEVGGQDYYLDLLFYHLRLRCFVVIELKIEDFKPEFAGKMNFYLSAVDEQLRHPDDKPTIGIILCKGRNEVIVEYALRDSSKPMGVAQYQLSAALPPQLEDALPTAAEFAREFPLMSVVKLRIEIERAVRDLADKRGVAFDRPTGIMKMLRDLHRNGSVPSSTEQMLDALHTMNEATHGMDVDPETAERAVEIGTIFLGELQKLNTDE from the coding sequence ATGAGCTCGCGGCCGCGAAAGCCCCCTCGCCGCAGCGATGCGCTCGGTTCCGCTGGCGAAGTGGACGCGCAAAGCTACACGGCGTTCGTCGGGGATCTGAAGCAGAAGATCGCGGCGGCACGCCACCGAGCCAGCTTGTCGATCAACCGCGAGCTAGTGACGCTCTACTGGACGATCGGGCGCGACATCCTGGAACGGCAGGAGCGCGAAGGTTGGGGTGCCCGGGTGGTCGACCGTCTGGCTGGCGATCTTCGCCTGGCTTTCCCGGAAATGACCGGTTTATCGCCCCGGAATCTGAAATACATGCGCTCGTTCGCCGAGGCCTGGCCCAACGGCGAATTTGTGCAACAGGTTGTTGCACTATTGCCATGGGGGCATAACGTCCGTTTGCTCGACGCCGTCAAAACGCAGGAAGAGCGCACCTGGTACGCGCGGCAGGCAATTGAACACGGCTGGAGTCGTAACGTTCTTGTCCATCAGATCGAAAGCAAGCTTTTTGCCCGGCAAGGAAGCGCCCTCACCAATTTCTCGCGAACCCTGCCCGCAGAGCAGTCCGAGCTTGCCCAACAAATCCTCAAAGACCCCTACACGTTCGACTTCCTCTCGCTTGGCCCAGACATGCTGGAGCGCGACCTCGAGCGTGGTTTGGTCGAGCATCTGCGTTCACTCATCCTCGAGCTCGGCAAGGGCTTCGCATTCGTCGGCAGCCAATATCACCTCGAAGTCGGCGGGCAGGATTACTACTTGGACCTTCTTTTCTATCATCTGCGTCTTCGCTGCTTCGTGGTGATCGAGCTGAAGATCGAAGACTTCAAACCCGAATTTGCGGGAAAGATGAACTTTTACCTCTCGGCCGTGGACGAGCAATTGCGCCATCCCGACGACAAACCGACCATCGGCATCATCTTGTGCAAAGGGCGCAACGAGGTGATCGTGGAATACGCGTTGCGAGACTCCAGCAAACCGATGGGGGTCGCCCAGTATCAGCTCTCGGCTGCGTTGCCGCCACAACTCGAGGATGCCCTCCCGACGGCCGCGGAGTTCGCGCGAGAATTTCCACTGATGTCCGTGGTCAAGCTACGCATCGAAATCGAGCGCGCGGTACGCGATCTCGCGGACAAGCGAGGCGTCGCTTTCGACCGGCCGACCGGCATCATGAAAATGCTCCGTGATCTGCATCGAAATGGATCGGTGCCAAGTAGCACAGAGCAGATGCTCGACGCCCTCCACACCATGAACGAAGCTACGCATGGCATGGATGTGGACCCGGAGACCGCTGAACGCGCCGTCGAAATCGGCACGATCTTCCTTGGGGAACTCCAGAAACTGAATACAGACGAGTAA
- a CDS encoding JAB domain-containing protein → MPAKPDTSDDEAGETPHYHGHRERLRERFYAAGPDALTDYELLEMALFAAIPRRDTKPLAKALIKKFGSFAEVVHAPVARLREVEGVKDASINQIKLLAAAAGRIAKGEIRRNIALSSWNDVIDYCRTGMAFADKEQFRLLFLDKRNRLIADEVQQTGTVDHTPVYPREVIKRALELSATALILVHNHPTTHPMITLDHVQYR, encoded by the coding sequence ATGCCCGCCAAACCCGATACCAGCGACGACGAAGCCGGCGAGACGCCGCATTATCACGGCCATCGCGAACGGCTGCGCGAGCGCTTCTATGCGGCCGGGCCCGACGCGCTGACCGACTACGAGCTCTTGGAAATGGCGCTGTTCGCCGCCATCCCGCGCCGCGACACCAAGCCGTTGGCCAAGGCCCTGATCAAGAAGTTCGGCTCGTTCGCCGAGGTGGTGCACGCGCCGGTGGCGCGGCTGCGCGAGGTCGAGGGCGTCAAGGATGCCTCGATCAACCAGATCAAGCTGCTCGCCGCCGCCGCCGGCCGGATCGCCAAGGGCGAGATCAGGCGCAACATCGCGCTGTCGTCCTGGAACGACGTCATCGACTATTGCCGCACCGGCATGGCGTTCGCCGACAAGGAGCAGTTTCGCCTGCTGTTCCTCGACAAGCGCAACCGGCTGATCGCCGACGAGGTGCAGCAGACCGGCACCGTCGATCACACCCCGGTCTATCCGCGCGAGGTGATCAAGCGCGCGCTTGAATTGTCCGCCACCGCGCTGATCCTGGTGCACAACCACCCCACTACCCACCCTATGATCACGTTGGATCACGTTCAATACCGATGA